The genomic interval ggacgagggtggggaggggtctgcACTGGGGTGTGGGTTTAGTATGAGGTGAACCGCTCTTGGTATTTACATAGAAAATCAGTTGGCTCTATTTCTTAGAAATACACAcggaaagaaaggaagatttgATCATTACTTTATGAATCTGTCGTTTTGCAATACCGACATCATCAGAAATAGGGACAATTCACTCAGATTCAAATTTCAGTAGcaggaaataaatatcaaaacatcatCACTGGCCCTCAATACAAAACCTCTACCCAACCCTACCCTCCCTCCTTGTCCCGCCCCCTCCCACACCCTGGCGGCTACCGCTTCACTGCTGCTGTCCCCCAACAAACCACACGAGTGTCACGCGGCCCTCCCTAAGGCTGGCTGAGAGAAGCAGGAGTGAAACAGGCCAAAGACTCTGCGCTGCAAATCTGTCCCCACTTCCTTTTATACCACAAACTTCTTCAAGGATCTGGTCTTTCAACAGGAGCGATAAATAgcctttgagggaaaaaaaaaaaatccttaaaaagaaaggggaaTAATTCTGATTACTCCAAACTGGTCATCTTCTTAAAGTAGAGCAGTCCACAGATTCACAAAGTCTATCAAACAGAGGTGAGGATGGCCCGGGAGGAGAGGCCTGGGATGGGCAGGAGTCCCCGGGGCACATGCGCCCGGCAGGGCTGGAGGAGCTGGTGGGTGGTCAGGACACCATGTGCTCAGAGGTCTGGCCGGCCGTCTGTCCTCCACAGAAAAAGCTGCCAAGTTGGGGTGTTTTGGTTTGAATATTCCTGGTGGGGACAGGGAATCCCTGAagggaaatgttaaaaaaaaaaaaaatagtggaaatgggGAAGGAGAACGAGAGCTGTTGTCCAAGAGCTTCTacgtaaaaataaaattaaaaaaaaaaaaaaaaaaaagaggaggagaaaaaaagagtctcTTAAATGGTTCTGAGGGTTTTAAAGATGAACTGAAAGGAGGATAAGACgatggaggagacagacagttTTTATTGCTGGCCTGCCCCGTGGAGCTTAGCTGGCCTCCATCCGGAGCTTCTTCCTGCTTTGGGGCTCTTCGGGCTCCGACTCCGAGCTGGAGTCTGAGCCCCCATCGAAGGCAGAGATGGTGCTGCCCTTGGCGTTGGTGTAGAGGCTGTTGTCTGAGGAGGGGTAGTTGGTCTGCAGTTGGGCACTCGACCTCGCCTTCTCCAGTGCACGGACTGAAAGGCAACCAAGCGAGCGGGTTACAGCCTTCTGGAGACTGGGGGAGTAACCGAGTCTCAGGTCAGGGTCCAGCCTGTTCTTCCGAAGGGCTTGCTGGCCCCCGAGGCTCAGGGTGGCTCGTAAGTAACTCCCTTCTGGTGGCTGTTCCACCTGCACACTTCATTTCCCTCCGCCTTTCCCAGCCAGAGCTGAGTGCTCAGTGGATGTGGCCAGCCACTCTGCAATGCCACCCAACCCTAAAGAGAAGGCTTGTGATGTCACTGTCCTGCTGTGGAAGCCCAGTACAGAGACAGGAGCACGAGCTCCCTGTGGGACCCAGCGGTGCAATAACAGCGAAGCTGGCCTGGCAATGCCAGGCTCCACAAGGGTGTGAAGGCCACACATCAGCAGGAAAGGATGACAGAAGATGTATCAGCCAAAGAAAAGTTTTGGCTTAGCTCTCATG from Physeter macrocephalus isolate SW-GA chromosome 11, ASM283717v5, whole genome shotgun sequence carries:
- the MAX gene encoding protein max isoform X3, with translation MTSSGRMLFWSSKGKARADQVLCSWGIHFSSSLMEDASKRKFRALEKARSSAQLQTNYPSSDNSLYTNAKGSTISAFDGGSDSSSESEPEEPQSRKKLRMEAS